The Pseudanabaena galeata CCNP1313 genome includes a region encoding these proteins:
- a CDS encoding AAA family ATPase, which produces MSEDLLTEISNAFEPFDPPPQGAYVDCGSVRGDWSILTELGRKIIRSKTTTCQLYTGHRGAGKSTELLRLEKHLTEQNYFVVNFGADDEDIDIADTEYADILMACTKHLIKKVKFEDQNPLKGISNWLKDRAESLSDLLLTELSFEGLSLEQQVSQITKITATIKAQPDNRKKIRDRINANAPSLLQVLNDFIDAGKKSLIKQGYKDLVLIVDNLDRIIESQKSANELSNYDEIFIKRHDQMRGLHCHVIYTVPIAMVYSERCTQLQNNFNETDVLPMIMLQNEKGEKSEEGLSKFREIIAKRIAPIAINGQDIGLSLSKAVETQVFESKEVLERLCLMSGGHIRLFIKMIQKALDHTDDLPISLSTGQKVAKVDRKGFYKR; this is translated from the coding sequence ATGTCTGAAGATCTGCTTACTGAAATTAGCAATGCTTTTGAACCGTTTGATCCACCGCCGCAGGGTGCTTATGTGGACTGTGGTTCTGTGCGTGGTGATTGGAGTATTTTGACGGAATTAGGTCGCAAGATTATTCGCAGTAAAACTACAACTTGTCAGCTTTACACAGGACATCGGGGTGCGGGTAAATCGACAGAGCTTTTGCGACTGGAGAAACATCTAACCGAGCAGAATTATTTTGTGGTTAATTTTGGGGCGGATGATGAGGACATTGATATTGCGGATACGGAATATGCAGATATTCTGATGGCTTGCACAAAGCATTTGATTAAGAAGGTCAAGTTTGAAGATCAGAATCCCTTAAAAGGTATCTCAAATTGGTTAAAGGACAGAGCAGAAAGTTTATCAGATCTGTTGTTAACTGAATTGAGCTTCGAGGGATTGTCTCTAGAGCAACAGGTTTCGCAAATTACTAAAATCACAGCGACGATTAAGGCTCAACCTGATAACCGTAAAAAGATTCGCGATCGCATTAATGCCAATGCACCATCGTTATTGCAAGTATTGAATGATTTTATTGATGCTGGCAAAAAATCCTTAATCAAACAGGGTTATAAAGATTTGGTGTTGATCGTTGATAACCTCGATCGCATTATCGAAAGTCAAAAATCGGCAAATGAACTCAGCAACTACGATGAGATTTTTATCAAACGTCACGATCAGATGCGGGGTTTACATTGCCATGTGATTTACACTGTGCCAATCGCAATGGTTTATTCAGAACGCTGCACACAGTTACAAAACAATTTTAATGAAACTGATGTGTTGCCGATGATCATGCTTCAGAATGAGAAGGGTGAGAAGAGTGAAGAAGGACTTTCCAAGTTTCGCGAAATCATTGCTAAACGGATTGCGCCGATTGCGATTAATGGTCAAGATATTGGCTTAAGCTTGTCAAAGGCAGTGGAAACACAAGTTTTTGAATCGAAGGAGGTGCTTGAGCGTTTGTGTTTGATGAGTGGTGGACATATTCGGCTGTTTATCAAGATGATTCAAAAGGCTTTGGATCATACCGATGATTTACCAATTTCTCTTAGTACAGGACAAAAAGTTGCAAAAGTAGACAGGAAGGGGTTTTATAAAAGATAA
- a CDS encoding IS4 family transposase: MKEISVFCEKLHEHLQWNGARLLFVSMFLIALMRVKTVNLAEIATGFSGEAKVESHYKRLQRFFREFEVDYESIALMVVKVMKIPEPWVISIDRTDWRFGKTVFNVLTLGVVHHGIAFPLVWMMLDKKGNSNTRERCELCNRFLEIFGDRKIDFLTADREFVGEEWFDYLLCDPCTHFRIRIRKNTLLDDGQKQLRADVCFQDLQVGQSKVLSKPRLVWQHWLYIAAMRLEDGDLLIVATAHDPNTAIADYAKRWAIETLFGCFKSRGFCLEATHLQAPERLSKLIALLTLALCWAFSSGLWLAQLNPLKPKKHGRLPKSIFRLGFDFLRHIIFDIHLNSEAFFNSIKFLSCT, translated from the coding sequence ATGAAAGAGATTAGCGTATTTTGCGAAAAGTTACATGAACATCTGCAATGGAATGGAGCAAGACTCTTATTTGTGTCGATGTTCCTGATCGCACTAATGCGAGTAAAGACAGTAAACCTAGCGGAAATCGCGACAGGATTTAGTGGAGAAGCCAAAGTCGAATCACACTATAAGCGGTTACAGAGATTTTTTCGAGAGTTTGAAGTGGACTATGAAAGCATCGCTTTAATGGTCGTCAAAGTGATGAAAATACCTGAACCATGGGTAATCAGTATCGACCGCACCGATTGGAGATTTGGTAAGACGGTATTTAATGTGCTGACATTGGGAGTAGTGCATCACGGTATCGCATTCCCGTTGGTCTGGATGATGCTGGACAAAAAAGGTAACTCGAACACCCGTGAACGTTGTGAATTGTGTAATCGATTTCTGGAAATATTTGGAGATCGCAAAATCGACTTTTTGACCGCAGACCGAGAATTTGTGGGGGAAGAATGGTTTGATTACTTGCTGTGTGACCCATGTACCCACTTTCGTATCCGTATTCGCAAAAACACCTTGCTTGACGATGGGCAGAAGCAACTACGGGCTGACGTTTGTTTCCAAGATCTCCAAGTTGGTCAATCGAAAGTATTGTCTAAGCCGAGGCTTGTTTGGCAACATTGGCTCTATATTGCGGCAATGCGTCTGGAGGATGGCGATTTGTTAATTGTAGCAACCGCTCATGACCCTAATACCGCTATTGCTGACTATGCCAAACGTTGGGCGATTGAGACTTTGTTTGGCTGTTTTAAATCCCGTGGCTTTTGTTTGGAGGCTACTCACCTTCAAGCCCCTGAACGCCTTTCTAAACTTATTGCTTTACTCACCCTCGCTTTATGTTGGGCTTTTTCTTCGGGGCTTTGGCTTGCTCAGCTCAATCCCCTCAAACCTAAAAAGCACGGTCGCTTACCTAAAAGCATTTTTCGTCTTGGTTTTGATTTTCTGCGTCATATCATCTTTGACATCCATCTCAATTCCGAGGCTTTCTTCAACTCCATTAAATTTTTGTCCTGTACTTAG